One stretch of Streptomyces sp. R21 DNA includes these proteins:
- a CDS encoding cellulose-binding protein, with product MSGAGASVSPHGFVVVRGRGYRPEQVEAYAAGVSRQRDAAWERAARLTVLAKEMDAEAGRLREVVVGLGPQTYDELGERARRIFELGEEEAAAVLDVARRAASLVVAEAEEAARRVREGAREEADAVRADAEERARQRLLTARAEADEMRISARRVVKESRGEALAALREVRRRTEGLLVDQEKEHTERWEEAERAAAEREAGLDARQVELVARAEAGLDEARRALAEAEESARHRQEDAEARAAELLAEARVCEERIHRETERVLREHGEAWDDVRAHMDHVQTSLTTLTGRAPAE from the coding sequence ATGAGCGGTGCAGGTGCATCGGTGTCGCCGCACGGCTTTGTGGTCGTGCGGGGGCGTGGTTACCGGCCCGAGCAGGTGGAGGCGTATGCCGCGGGGGTCTCGCGGCAGCGGGACGCCGCCTGGGAGCGGGCTGCCCGGCTGACCGTGCTGGCCAAGGAGATGGACGCGGAGGCGGGGCGGCTGCGCGAGGTCGTGGTCGGGCTCGGGCCGCAGACGTACGACGAACTGGGGGAGCGGGCCCGCCGGATCTTCGAGCTGGGCGAGGAGGAGGCCGCGGCCGTGCTGGACGTGGCGCGTCGCGCGGCTTCGCTGGTCGTCGCGGAGGCCGAGGAGGCGGCCCGCCGGGTGCGCGAGGGCGCGCGGGAGGAGGCCGACGCGGTGCGCGCCGACGCCGAGGAGCGGGCCCGGCAGCGGCTGCTCACCGCCCGTGCCGAGGCCGACGAGATGCGGATCTCGGCTCGTCGAGTGGTGAAGGAGAGCCGCGGCGAGGCGCTGGCCGCGCTGCGCGAGGTGCGCCGCCGCACGGAGGGCCTCCTCGTCGACCAGGAGAAGGAGCACACCGAGCGCTGGGAGGAGGCGGAGCGCGCCGCGGCCGAGCGGGAGGCCGGGCTCGACGCGCGCCAGGTGGAGCTGGTGGCGCGCGCCGAGGCCGGCCTGGACGAGGCCCGGCGCGCCCTCGCCGAGGCCGAGGAGTCGGCCCGGCACCGGCAGGAGGACGCCGAGGCGCGCGCCGCCGAGCTGCTGGCCGAGGCTCGGGTGTGCGAGGAGCGGATCCACCGCGAGACCGAGCGGGTGCTGCGCGAGCACGGCGAGGCGTGGGACGACGTACGCGCCCACATGGACCACGTCCAGACCAGTCTCACGACCCTGACCGGGCGGGCTCCGGCCGAGTAG
- a CDS encoding cation acetate symporter, with translation MTGFSSSGQAMSLVAFTTVATITLLLCVMTGPDRDDLDEFYTGYGSLSPLRNGLAIAGDYISAATVLGTGGVIALAGYDGVVLALSTALSLMLLMFLLAEPLRNAGRFTMGDALARRMPGRAVRITACATTIAALLPLMLVQLAGTGDLLAFILGFSSDALKTGCIIGLGALMISYAAIGGMKGTALIQIMKIVMLLGSGALVAALILSRFDWDPGALFAAASKNSGVGPAFLRSGLEFSGSPNPRLDMISSELTVVIGGACLPHITMRMYTAGSARQVRRSLSWAVPCVALFVLVITVIGFGATALIGRTAIAGADPQGNTAYLLGSRAAFGPDVSTGETFLFTTVTAAIFLTLLASVAGMILACANSLAHDVFASGARPTSPRREMALARLSALAVGIPAILLATLVQHTNLQALVTLSFCLGASAIAPALVYGLFWRRYTRTGLLATLIGGTLGVLVLMSGTNLVSGSPFSAFPHADFNWYPFTTTGLVSIPLGFAFGWLGTIASGRRKAEEQRHQYEAVEGWILAGAVRRGD, from the coding sequence CTGACCGGATTCAGCAGCTCGGGCCAGGCGATGTCACTGGTCGCCTTCACCACGGTCGCCACCATCACGCTGCTGCTGTGCGTGATGACGGGGCCCGACCGCGACGACCTCGACGAGTTCTACACGGGCTACGGCTCGCTCTCGCCCCTGCGCAACGGGCTTGCCATCGCCGGGGACTACATCTCCGCGGCGACGGTGCTCGGCACGGGCGGGGTCATCGCGCTCGCCGGATACGACGGTGTCGTCCTCGCCCTGAGCACGGCGCTGTCCCTGATGCTGCTGATGTTCCTGCTGGCCGAACCCCTGCGCAACGCGGGCCGGTTCACCATGGGCGACGCGCTGGCCCGCCGGATGCCGGGCCGCGCGGTCCGCATCACGGCGTGCGCCACCACCATCGCCGCGCTGCTGCCGCTCATGCTCGTCCAACTCGCCGGAACGGGCGACCTGCTGGCCTTCATCCTCGGCTTCTCCAGCGACGCACTGAAGACGGGCTGCATCATCGGGCTCGGCGCGCTGATGATCAGTTACGCGGCGATCGGCGGAATGAAGGGCACCGCCCTCATCCAGATCATGAAGATCGTGATGCTGCTCGGTTCCGGCGCACTCGTGGCGGCGCTGATCCTCAGCCGCTTCGACTGGGACCCGGGCGCGCTGTTCGCGGCGGCCTCGAAGAACAGCGGAGTGGGTCCGGCATTCCTGCGCTCGGGCCTGGAGTTCTCCGGCAGCCCCAACCCCCGCCTGGACATGATCAGTTCGGAACTGACAGTGGTGATCGGCGGCGCCTGTCTGCCGCACATCACCATGCGCATGTACACCGCGGGAAGCGCCCGCCAGGTACGCCGTTCGCTGTCCTGGGCCGTGCCCTGCGTGGCCCTGTTCGTGCTGGTCATCACGGTCATCGGCTTCGGCGCGACGGCACTGATCGGCCGTACGGCGATCGCGGGCGCCGACCCGCAGGGCAACACGGCGTATCTGCTGGGCTCACGGGCCGCGTTCGGGCCCGACGTGTCGACGGGCGAGACGTTCCTCTTCACCACCGTCACCGCGGCGATCTTCCTCACGCTGCTCGCCTCGGTCGCCGGAATGATCCTCGCCTGCGCCAACTCCCTGGCCCACGACGTGTTCGCGAGCGGCGCGCGGCCGACCTCACCGCGCCGCGAGATGGCCCTCGCCCGGCTGTCGGCCCTCGCGGTCGGCATCCCCGCGATCCTGCTCGCCACCCTCGTCCAGCACACCAACCTTCAGGCGCTGGTCACGCTCTCGTTCTGCCTGGGCGCGTCCGCCATAGCGCCGGCGCTGGTCTACGGCCTCTTCTGGCGCCGCTACACCCGAACGGGCCTGCTGGCCACCCTCATCGGCGGCACGCTCGGCGTCCTCGTCCTGATGAGCGGCACCAACCTGGTCTCCGGCTCCCCGTTCTCCGCGTTCCCCCACGCCGACTTCAACTGGTACCCGTTCACCACCACCGGCCTCGTCTCCATCCCGCTCGGCTTCGCGTTCGGCTGGCTGGGCACGATCGCCTCGGGGCGCCGCAAGGCGGAGGAGCAGCGCCACCAGTACGAGGCGGTGGAGGGCTGGATCCTGGCGGGAGCCGTCCGAAGGGGCGACTGA